One window of Camelina sativa cultivar DH55 chromosome 4, Cs, whole genome shotgun sequence genomic DNA carries:
- the LOC104782801 gene encoding ribose-phosphate pyrophosphokinase 4, with the protein MSENAANNKSIMETKICKDAIVSELQKKKVHLFYCLECEELARNIASESDHITLQSINWRSFADGFPNLFINNAHGIRGQHVAFLASFSSPAVIFEQISVIYLLPRLFVASFTLVLPFFPTGSFERMEEEGEVATAVTMARIVSNIPISRGGPTSVIIYDIHALQERFYFADQVLPLFETGIPLLTKRLQQLPETEKVIVAFPDDGAWKRFHKLLDQYPTVVCTKVREGDKRIVRLKEGNPAGCHVVIVDDLVQSGGTLIECQKVLAAHGAAKVSAYVTHGVFPKSSWERFTHKNNGLEEAFAYFWITDSCPQTVKAIGNKAPFEVLSLAGSIADALQI; encoded by the exons ATGTCTGAGAACGCAGCCAACAACAAGAGCATCATGGAGACCAAGATTTGTAAAGACGCCATCGTCTCTGaattacagaagaagaaagttcaTCTCTTTTACTGCTTAGAGTGCGAAGAGCTTGCTCGCAATATCGCCTCTGAATCTGACCATATCACTCTTCAATCCATCAACTGGAG GAGTTTTGCTGATGGATTCCCCAATCTGTTTATCAACAACGCACATGGCATCCGAGGACAGCACGTTGCCTTCCTTGCTTCATTCAGTTCTCCTGCGGTTATCTTTGAGCAGATCTCTGTTATTTACTTGCTCCCTCGCTTGTTTGTCGCTTCCTTCACTTTGGTGTTGCCTTTCTTCCCCACTGGCTCTTTTGAGAGAATGGAAGAGGAAGGAGAGGTAGCAACTGCTGTTACCATGGCAAGGATTGTCTCTAATATCCCTATTTCACGTGGAGGTCCGACTAGTGTTATCATCTATGACATCCACGCTCTGcag GAAAGGTTTTACTTTGCTGACCAGGTTCTTCCTTTGTTTGAGACTGGTATCCCGTTGTTGACTAAACGCCTTCAGCAGCTTCCCGAAACTGAGAAA GTCATAGTTGCATTTCCAGATGATGGAGCCTGGAAGCGTTTCCACAAGCTCTTGGATCAGTACCCCACG GTTGTGTGCACAAAGGTTCGTGAAGGCGATAAGAGAATAGTCAGGCTGAAGGAAGGTAACCCCGCTGGTTGTCACGTTGTTATCGTGGATGATCTTGTGCAGTCTGGGGGTACACTCATCGAATGCCAG AAAGTATTGGCAGCTCATGGAGCCGCGAAGGTGAGTGCTTATGTAACTCACGGTGTCTTCCCAAAGAGCTCGTGGGAGCGTTTCACCCACAAGAACAATG GATTGGAAGAAGCGTTTGCTTACTTCTGGATCACGGATTCTTGTCCACAGACGGTTAAGGCCATAGGAAACAAAGCTCCTTTCGAAGTCTTGAGCCTCGCAGGATCCATTGCTGATGCTCTGCAGATATGA
- the LOC104782800 gene encoding pentatricopeptide repeat-containing protein At2g42920, chloroplastic-like produces MSPTILCYSGVTVPAISSPASYLRLIDTQCSTMRELKQVHANLIKTGLISDTVAASRVLAFCCASPSDMNYAYLVFTRIIHKNQFVWNTIIRGFSRSSYPEMAVSIFIDMLCSSPYVKPQRLTYPSVFKAYGRLGRARDGRQLHGRVIKEGVEDDSFIRNTMLHMYVTCGCVVEAWRIFMGMTGFDVVAWNSMMMGLAKSGLIDQAQKLFDETPQRNEVSWNSMISGFVRNGKFKDALEMFREMQERDVKPDGFTMVSLLNACAYLGANEQGRWIHEYIIRNRFELNSIVITALIDMYCKCGCIEEGLKEFECAPKKKQLLCSNSMILGLANNGCEERAMDLFLELERYGLEPDSVSFIGVLTACAYSGDVHKAGEFFRLMRDKYMIEPSIKHYTCMVNVLGGAGHLDEAESLIKKMPVEEDAIIWSSLLAACRKNGNVEMAKRAANCLKKLDPDETCGYVLMSNAYASYGLFEEAVEQRLLMKERQMEKEVGCSSIEVDFEVHEFVSCGKRHPKSTEIYSLLGILNWDVSAIKSGLLLLSSMNCLMLQLGSVTLI; encoded by the coding sequence ATGTCTCCGACGATCTTATGCTACTCAGGTGTGACAGTACCGGCGATTTCGTCACCGGCTTCTTATCTCCGATTGATAGACACACAATGTAGTACGATGAGAGAACTCAAGCAAGTTCACGCCAATCTCATCAAAACCGGTTTAATCTCAGATACTGTTGCCGCGAGCCGTGTCCTCGCCTTCTGCTGCGCGTCTCCGTCAGATATGAATTACGCTTATTTGGTATTCACAAGGATCATTCACAAGAACCAATTCGTGTGGAACACTATAATCCGTGGTTTCTCACGGAGCTCGTATCCAGAGATGGCGGTTTCTATTTTCATCGATATGTTGTGTTCTTCTCCGTATGTGAAGCCGCAGAGATTGACTTATCCTTCGGTGTTCAAAGCATATGGTAGACTTGGGCGAGCTCGTGATGGGAGGCAATTGCACGGGAGGGTTATTAAAGAGGGGGTTGAAGACGACTCATTTATACGGAATACGATGCTGCATATGTACGTGACTTGTGGGTGTGTTGTTGAAGCTTGGAGAATCTTTATGGGGATGACTGGTTTTGATGTTGTTGCTTGGAATTCGATGATGATGGGTCTTGCTAAAAGTGGATTGATTGATCAGGCACAGAAGCTGTTCGATGAAACGCCGCAGAGGAATGAAGTTTCTTGGAACTCTATGATTAGTGGGTTTGTGAGGAATGGTAAATTTAAGGATGCGTTGGAGATGTTTCGTGAGATGCAGGAGAGAGATGTGAAACCTGATGGGTTTACAATGGTGAGTTTGTTGAATGCTTGTGCATACCTTGGAGCTAACGAGCAAGGGAGATGGATACATGAATATATAATTAGGAATAGATTTGAATTGAATAGTATAGTTATTACAGCACTCATAGATATGTACTGCAAGTGCGGGTGTATTGAGGAAGGTCTAAAGGAGTTTGAGTGTGCTCCTAAGAAGAAGCAATTATTGTGTTCGAATTCTATGATTCTTGGTCTAGCGAATAATGGATGCGAGGAAAGGGCTATGGATTTGTTCTTGGAGTTAGAGCGTTATGGCTTGGAACCGGATTCAGTCAGCTTCATTGGTGTTTTAACAGCTTGTGCTTACTCTGGGGATGTACATAAAGCTGGGGAGTTTTTCAGATTAATGAGAGATAAATATATGATTGAGCCATCAATAAAACACTACACTTGCATGGTTAATGTGCTGGGTGGAGCGGGGCACCTTGATGAAGCAGAATCATTGATAAAGAAGATGCCAGTGGAGGAAGATGCTATTATATGGAGTTCTTTGCTTGCAGCTTGCAGGAAAAACGGTAATGTTGAGATGGCTAAACGCGCAGCAAACTGTTTGAAGAAGCTGGATCCAGATGAAACTTGTGGTTATGTGCTCATGTCTAACGCATATGCTTCTTATGGCTTGTTCGAAGAGGCAGTTGAGCAGAGGCTTTTGATGAAGGAAAGACAAATGGAGAAAGAAGTTGGCTGCAGTTCGATTGAAGTGGATTTTGAAGTTCATGAGTTTGTATCTTGTGGGAAAAGACATCCTAAATCTACAGAGATTTACAGCTTACTCGGTATTTTAAACTGGGATGTCTctgcaataaaatcaggtttgcTACTGCTCAGTTCGATGAATTGTTTGATGCTACAACTAGGATCGGTTACACTTATCTAA
- the LOC104784382 gene encoding F-box/kelch-repeat protein At2g44700-like: MSHLAASNADEPPRKTNHPPSSSPSLFSLPLDMVLNVLARVPKRYYPILCCVCKNLRSLVRSNEIQETRSLLGKDSVYICFMDVTYRPIYDYWYAAYALRRTEYSTTENLFESIKDFSNPSEPFRSSHMIAVGPEIFLIPGSDIPSSSLWILDTLSEELRQGPSLLVKRRYNGVGLVGGKIYVIGGCRDGDIPAEIFDLKTQTWEAAPTPDEKESCIWKYGVNVTLDRKVYALCPREVTTYDTRDGSCQRSEMLNDEWLATGKCVIDNLLYVYFSRFGLMWYDSKLMLWKVVYGLDLGKPQGYIAMAEYYGKLAFLWEEEKQSLVSSDESKEIWCRMIVLLRSDVGIHGTSEPSQLLGTVPHGYEMCHCLSLSG, from the coding sequence ATGTCTCACCTCGCCGCTTCTAACGCTGACGAACCACCGCGAAAAACCAACCATCCACCGTCGTCTTCGCCGTCATTGTTTTCACTGCCATTGGACATGGTTTTAAACGTCTTAGCACGCGTACCAAAACGGTATTACCCAATCCTCTGTTGCGTCTGCAAGAACTTGAGAAGTCTTGTTCGCTCGAATGAGATTCAAGAGACTCGATCTTTACTCGGAAAAGATTCTGTTTATATCTGTTTCATGGACGTAACCTATCGTCCCATATACGACTACTGGTACGCAGCGTACGCTCTTCGCAGGACTGAGTACAGTACGACTGAGAATCTCTTTGAATCGATAAAAGACTTCTCGAATCCTTCCGAGCCTTTTCGTTCTTCTCACATGATCGCCGTTGGTCCAGAGATCTTCTTGATTCCCGGATCCGACATTCCTTCATCAAGCTTATGGATTCTTGACACCCTATCTGAAGAGTTGCGTCAAGGACCTAGCTTGTTAGTGAAGCGACGGTACAACGGCGTAGGACTAGTTGGAGGTAAGATCTATGTGATCGGAGGATGTAGAGACGGCGATATTCCAGCGGAAATATTTGACCTAAAGACGCAAACTTGGGAAGCAGCTCCGACTCCCGATGAAAAAGAAAGTTGCATATGGAAATATGGGGTAAATGTTACACTAGACAGAAAGGTTTATGCTCTATGTCCTCGTGAAGTGACTACGTATGATACTAGAGATGGTTCTTGTCAGAGATCCGAAATGCTTAATGATGAGTGGCTGGCCACAGGAAAGTGCGTGATTGACAATTTGCTTTACGTTTACTTCTCCAGATTCGGGTTAATGTGGTATGACTCTAAACTGATGCTATGGAAAGTGGTTTATGGTTTGGATCTTGGCAAACCTCAAGGCTATATTGCAATGGCTGAATACTATGGGAAGTTGGCATTTTtatgggaagaagaaaaacaaagtctTGTTAGTAGTGATGAAAGCAAAGAGATTTGGTGTAGAATGATTGTTTTGCTTAGGAGTGACGTAGGAATTCATGGGACTTCAGAACCCTCTCAACTTCTCGGGACTGTCCCTCATGGTTATGAAATGTGTCATTGTCTGTCTCTTTCGGGTTAG